Proteins encoded in a region of the Agromyces protaetiae genome:
- a CDS encoding glycosyltransferase family 2 protein codes for MTTFVILVILMVGVNTLLWASAGALRYARSRAIDAAPAGIGGRVDPDRVAVLIPAHNEALVIGETIASACSQVSADHVFVASDGSSDETSDLARAAGANVLDLNPNRGKAGAIVAAIEQFELIRRFDVVLLLDADTRLDIDYLASGLPAFDDPGVVAVAGRATTTVDPPPATRFGRLLLAYRERFYVVVQYLLKYGQASRPANVVSIVPGFASMYRTSVLAEIDINAPGLVIEDFNMTFELHSKRLGRIDFRPNAAVARTQDPDTVHEYVKQMRRWTLGFWQTVRRHRARRDRFWAALTLYIVELVVSSAMLLLMIGLLVTAGALWAWAAATGDTVPMEGLWNVAPPVAILLGIYIPDLLLTIVAVVASRRPAYFLYAPVFPVLRAIDAAICLRSLAEAVTGRRTASGRWTSPTRRPAAETVRPASS; via the coding sequence GTGACCACATTCGTGATCCTCGTCATCCTCATGGTCGGGGTGAACACCCTGCTGTGGGCGAGTGCCGGCGCGCTGCGCTACGCGCGTTCACGCGCGATCGATGCGGCTCCAGCCGGGATCGGCGGGCGAGTCGACCCCGATCGGGTGGCCGTGCTCATACCCGCGCACAATGAGGCGCTCGTGATCGGCGAGACGATCGCCTCGGCGTGCAGCCAGGTCAGCGCCGATCACGTGTTCGTCGCCTCCGACGGCTCGAGCGACGAGACCAGCGACCTGGCGCGCGCCGCGGGCGCGAATGTGCTCGACCTCAACCCGAACCGCGGCAAAGCCGGCGCCATCGTCGCCGCGATCGAGCAGTTCGAGCTGATCCGGCGCTTCGACGTCGTGCTGCTGCTCGACGCCGACACCCGGCTCGACATCGACTACCTGGCCTCAGGGCTGCCGGCGTTCGACGATCCCGGCGTCGTCGCGGTCGCCGGCCGGGCGACGACGACGGTCGACCCACCGCCGGCCACGAGGTTCGGCCGGTTGCTGCTCGCCTATCGCGAGCGGTTCTACGTCGTTGTGCAGTATCTGCTGAAGTACGGGCAGGCCTCGAGGCCCGCCAACGTGGTGTCGATCGTGCCCGGCTTCGCGAGCATGTATCGCACGAGCGTGCTCGCCGAGATCGACATCAACGCGCCGGGTCTCGTGATCGAGGACTTCAACATGACCTTCGAGCTGCACAGCAAACGGCTCGGGCGGATCGACTTCAGGCCGAATGCGGCCGTGGCCCGCACCCAAGACCCCGACACCGTGCACGAGTACGTGAAGCAGATGCGGCGATGGACGCTGGGCTTCTGGCAGACCGTGCGGCGGCATCGGGCGAGGCGCGACCGGTTCTGGGCCGCGCTCACCCTCTACATCGTGGAGCTCGTCGTCTCGAGCGCGATGCTGCTGCTCATGATCGGCCTGCTGGTCACCGCCGGCGCCCTGTGGGCCTGGGCGGCGGCGACCGGCGATACCGTGCCGATGGAGGGGCTGTGGAACGTGGCGCCGCCCGTGGCCATCCTGCTCGGCATCTACATCCCCGACCTGCTCCTCACAATCGTCGCGGTGGTCGCCTCCCGGCGACCCGCCTACTTCCTCTACGCGCCGGTGTTCCCAGTGCTCCGTGCGATCGACGCGGCGATCTGCCTGCGCTCGCTCGCCGAGGCGGTTACCGGCCGGCGTACCGCGAGCGGCCGATGGACCAGTCCCACGCGGCGGCCCGCGGCCGAGACCGTGCGACCCGCGTCGTCGTGA
- a CDS encoding nucleotide sugar dehydrogenase yields MTSEPIATPRPRVAPPRRRRQAERIQVIPRVVFDYDVAIVGLGYVGLPTGLTFHANGARVLGIDTDGRRLEQIRAGAADLLEFDRARLAAALRDDEGFAIDGDISRLGDAAAVVICVPTPIDEHLTPDLDILRAACAMVVEHAVAGQLIMLTSTTYAGCTRDFLVEPLERRGFEAGRDIHVAFSPERIDPGNAGFEHEDVPRVVGGATPSCRAAGEALLSRSTRLIHPVGSLEAAEMTKLVENTFRAVNIALANEFAEACSSLGVPVMDVVNAAATKPYGFMPFFPGPGVGGHCIPCDPHYLLWQLRKEHIMLPLIEQAMSEIAVRPRRVFERVREELADRGQPITGARVLVAGVAYKSDVADLRESPALEILSLLHQAGATVAFHDPHFAQLRLRDGTVLVDTADALAFEPDLVVLHTAHTTVDQAWLAEVPTVLDTTYRGADLPQRVLL; encoded by the coding sequence ATGACTTCAGAACCCATCGCCACGCCGCGTCCCCGGGTGGCACCGCCCCGCCGTCGCCGCCAGGCCGAGCGCATCCAGGTGATCCCTCGCGTGGTCTTCGACTACGACGTCGCGATCGTCGGGCTCGGCTACGTCGGCCTGCCGACCGGGCTGACCTTCCATGCCAACGGTGCTCGTGTGCTCGGCATCGACACCGATGGGCGCCGACTCGAGCAGATCCGCGCGGGGGCTGCGGATCTGCTCGAGTTCGATCGCGCCCGTCTCGCCGCCGCACTGCGCGACGACGAGGGATTCGCGATCGACGGCGACATCTCCCGGCTGGGCGATGCCGCCGCGGTCGTGATCTGCGTTCCCACCCCCATCGACGAGCACCTGACGCCCGATCTCGACATCCTCCGCGCCGCCTGCGCGATGGTGGTCGAGCACGCCGTCGCCGGTCAGCTCATCATGCTCACGTCGACGACTTACGCCGGGTGCACGCGCGACTTCCTGGTGGAGCCGCTCGAGCGCCGCGGCTTCGAGGCCGGGCGAGACATCCACGTCGCCTTCAGCCCGGAACGTATCGACCCCGGCAACGCGGGCTTCGAACACGAAGACGTCCCGCGGGTCGTCGGCGGCGCAACGCCGAGCTGCCGCGCGGCGGGCGAGGCCCTGCTCAGCCGCTCCACCCGGCTCATCCACCCCGTCGGGTCGCTCGAGGCGGCCGAGATGACCAAGCTCGTCGAGAACACGTTCCGCGCGGTCAACATCGCGCTCGCGAACGAGTTCGCCGAGGCGTGCAGCTCGCTCGGCGTCCCGGTCATGGACGTCGTGAACGCAGCCGCGACCAAGCCATACGGCTTCATGCCGTTCTTCCCGGGCCCCGGTGTGGGCGGGCACTGCATCCCCTGCGACCCGCACTACCTGCTCTGGCAGCTGCGCAAGGAGCACATCATGCTGCCGCTCATCGAGCAGGCCATGTCCGAGATCGCCGTCCGGCCACGCCGCGTGTTCGAGCGCGTCCGGGAGGAGCTCGCGGATCGCGGCCAGCCGATCACGGGCGCGCGTGTGCTCGTGGCCGGCGTCGCCTACAAGTCGGATGTGGCCGACCTCCGCGAGTCCCCGGCGCTCGAGATCCTGAGCCTCCTGCATCAGGCCGGCGCGACCGTCGCGTTCCACGACCCGCACTTCGCGCAACTCCGGCTCCGCGACGGCACCGTGCTCGTCGACACGGCCGACGCGCTCGCCTTCGAGCCCGACCTCGTCGTGCTGCACACGGCGCACACCACCGTCGACCAGGCGTGGCTCGCCGAGGTGCCGACGGTGCTCGACACCACCTATCGCGGCGCCGACCTGCCCCAGCGGGTCCTGCTGTAG
- a CDS encoding NAD-dependent epimerase/dehydratase family protein: MRSAITGGAGFIGSHLVEHLLARGDEVVVLDDFSTGSRRNLAHLEHDHRLKIIQGSILDRSLVERIVGATDRVFHLAAAVGVKLIVEHPLRSLRTNIHGTENVLHAVFETGSTLLLASTSEIYGKNTSDALAEDADRVLGSPLTSRWTYAAAKGIDESFAHAYWSEHGTRVAIVRLFNTVGPRQTGRYGMVVPNLVNQALRGEPLTVFGDGRQTRCFSYVGDVVPAIATLAETPEAYGRAVNLGGAREISILELAMRIIDVLGSSSEIRFIPYEQAYAPGYEDMRRRVPDNGLARSLIGFEPTTPLDDVILRVAETARDGGHPSETMQLAMPIPSLGREPAIEVH, from the coding sequence ATGCGCTCGGCGATCACCGGCGGAGCCGGTTTCATCGGAAGTCACCTGGTCGAGCACCTGCTCGCGCGTGGAGACGAGGTCGTCGTCCTCGACGACTTCTCCACGGGCTCGCGGCGGAACCTCGCCCACCTCGAGCACGACCACCGGCTCAAGATCATCCAGGGCTCGATCCTCGATCGTTCGCTCGTCGAACGCATCGTCGGTGCGACCGACCGGGTGTTCCACCTCGCCGCGGCCGTCGGCGTCAAGCTCATCGTCGAGCACCCGTTGCGGAGCCTCCGCACGAACATCCACGGCACCGAGAACGTGCTGCACGCGGTGTTCGAGACGGGTTCGACGCTGCTGCTGGCCTCGACCAGCGAGATCTACGGCAAGAACACGTCCGACGCGCTCGCCGAGGACGCGGACCGCGTCCTCGGCTCGCCGCTCACCTCCCGCTGGACCTACGCCGCGGCCAAGGGCATCGACGAGTCCTTCGCCCATGCGTACTGGAGCGAGCACGGCACGCGGGTCGCGATCGTGCGACTGTTCAACACGGTCGGACCACGACAGACCGGCCGGTACGGCATGGTGGTGCCGAACCTCGTCAACCAGGCGCTGCGCGGCGAGCCGCTGACCGTGTTCGGCGACGGCCGCCAGACCCGCTGCTTCTCGTACGTCGGCGACGTCGTCCCCGCGATCGCCACGCTCGCCGAGACGCCCGAGGCATACGGCCGTGCCGTGAACCTCGGCGGTGCGCGCGAGATCTCGATCCTCGAGCTCGCGATGCGCATCATCGACGTGCTCGGCAGCTCGAGCGAGATCCGGTTCATCCCATACGAGCAGGCCTACGCGCCCGGCTACGAGGACATGCGGCGCCGGGTCCCCGACAACGGCCTCGCGCGGTCCCTCATCGGGTTCGAGCCGACCACGCCGCTCGACGACGTGATCCTCCGCGTGGCCGAGACGGCGCGCGACGGCGGCCACCCGTCCGAGACGATGCAGCTCGCCATGCCGATCCCGTCGCTCGGGCGCGAACCGGCGATCGAGGTGCACTGA
- the glmS gene encoding glutamine--fructose-6-phosphate transaminase (isomerizing) produces MCGIIACRGPAPAAERLVSGLRLLEYRGYDSAGVALSAADGSTAVFRTTQRVGALSELVDAWEGPTLNGTGIGHTRWATHGAVSVANAHPHQDCSRRVSVVHNGIIENVAELRRDLERSGHAFASDVDSEIIAHLVEDGLATGSGLISAVTSTVARLRGSWAIVVLDAATGHLAAASHRSPLILGESDDGVFLASDIAAVATWVDDFRVLGDGDVVEVGERVRWTSAGATIEPPALRAGPGRASYASVAEHDRHMAAEIAEQPAAAARAVDAIADRIADGRLWHELGLPPFQRLRVLACGTSLNAGQVIGGVLTRLGGGAFHPVVASEASGTFVEPGTLTLAISQSGETADVLRAVDEDPAGVPVLALVNNLESTLARTVDAAIGCEAGPEIGVAATKTFVCQILVGAGLVVSSLVDRGLIGRDVARGLADDLRRVPDRLARAVQDASLADVVAEVRNASGFVFLGRGAAVPYAAEGALKLKELTYRWAEAYPAGELKHGPLALVEQGTPVIVVDDGDVRLPTNIAEVRARGGNVITVGRVGSRIEAPVEDRLPWGPIEASVPVQQLALELAVELGLDADKPRNLAKSVTVD; encoded by the coding sequence ATGTGCGGCATCATCGCCTGCCGGGGGCCTGCGCCGGCGGCGGAACGGCTGGTCTCAGGCCTGCGCCTGCTCGAGTATCGCGGTTACGACTCCGCGGGCGTGGCGCTCTCGGCGGCCGACGGCAGCACCGCGGTCTTCCGCACCACCCAGCGCGTCGGTGCGCTCAGCGAGCTCGTCGATGCCTGGGAGGGACCCACGCTGAACGGCACGGGGATCGGGCATACCCGCTGGGCCACGCACGGGGCGGTCTCCGTGGCGAACGCACATCCGCACCAGGACTGCAGCCGCCGGGTGAGCGTCGTGCACAACGGCATCATCGAGAACGTCGCCGAACTGCGCCGCGACCTCGAACGGTCAGGGCACGCGTTCGCCTCCGACGTCGACAGCGAGATCATCGCGCACCTCGTCGAAGACGGGCTCGCGACCGGCAGCGGGCTGATCTCGGCGGTGACATCGACCGTCGCTCGCCTCCGCGGGTCCTGGGCGATCGTCGTGCTCGATGCGGCCACCGGACACCTCGCCGCCGCCTCCCATCGGTCGCCGCTCATCCTCGGCGAGTCCGACGACGGCGTCTTCCTGGCGAGCGACATCGCTGCGGTCGCCACATGGGTCGACGACTTCCGTGTGCTCGGCGACGGCGACGTGGTCGAGGTCGGCGAACGCGTGCGCTGGACCTCGGCTGGTGCGACGATCGAGCCGCCGGCGCTGCGGGCCGGACCGGGGCGGGCGTCATACGCCTCGGTCGCCGAGCACGACCGGCACATGGCGGCCGAGATCGCCGAGCAACCGGCCGCGGCGGCACGCGCGGTCGACGCGATCGCCGATCGGATCGCCGACGGCCGGCTCTGGCACGAACTCGGCCTGCCGCCCTTCCAGCGGCTCCGCGTGCTGGCCTGCGGAACATCGCTGAACGCCGGGCAGGTGATCGGCGGTGTGCTCACGCGGCTCGGCGGCGGTGCCTTCCACCCGGTGGTCGCCAGCGAGGCATCCGGCACCTTCGTGGAGCCGGGCACGCTCACCCTCGCGATCAGCCAGTCCGGCGAGACCGCCGACGTGCTCCGCGCCGTCGACGAGGACCCGGCGGGCGTGCCCGTTCTCGCGCTGGTCAACAACCTCGAGTCGACGCTCGCGAGAACGGTCGATGCCGCGATCGGGTGCGAGGCCGGGCCAGAGATCGGGGTCGCCGCCACGAAGACGTTCGTGTGCCAGATCCTGGTCGGCGCTGGCCTCGTCGTCTCGTCCCTCGTCGACCGTGGGCTCATCGGCCGCGACGTCGCACGCGGACTCGCCGACGACCTCCGCCGCGTACCCGACCGGCTCGCCCGGGCGGTCCAAGACGCCTCGCTCGCCGACGTCGTCGCCGAGGTCCGCAACGCCTCAGGCTTCGTCTTCCTCGGACGCGGAGCGGCCGTACCGTACGCGGCCGAGGGCGCACTCAAGCTCAAAGAGCTCACCTACCGCTGGGCCGAGGCCTATCCGGCGGGCGAGCTCAAACACGGTCCGCTCGCGCTCGTCGAGCAGGGCACGCCCGTCATCGTCGTCGACGACGGCGATGTGCGTCTGCCCACGAACATCGCCGAGGTCCGGGCGCGTGGCGGCAACGTCATCACGGTCGGCCGCGTCGGCAGTCGCATCGAGGCACCGGTCGAAGACCGGCTGCCATGGGGGCCCATCGAGGCGTCCGTGCCCGTGCAGCAACTCGCGCTCGAACTGGCCGTGGAACTCGGCCTCGACGCCGACAAGCCGCGCAATCTCGCCAAGTCCGTCACGGTCGACTGA
- a CDS encoding cell wall-binding repeat-containing protein, which produces MTPPTRRPGILLRTSAVLAGAAIAVSLVATATPAAALEGAPTVVSITFDDSNADQMAAADILNASNLDATFYTLSGFIGQPGYQTRADLDALAAAGHEIGSHTVTHPDMATLNASEAKAQACQSRETLTAWGFQVTSFAYPFASMSPTAKQAIADCGYNTARNLGDIETRFGCTGCGFAESLPTPADPLELRVPDMVTNAWTLADLQNTVINAENSTGGWVGLTFHHVCDNCNVEGLDVSTSLFTQFTQWLAARSATHNTTVKTVQQAFGGAVKPIVDTGYPPAPGPGVNGIKNPSLETLGTNGLPDCFILAGFGSNTPAFSTVSPGRTGNVAEKLVMSNYVDGDAKAIMTMDFGTCAPTVTAGQQYSLRTWYTSTAITQFAVYLRNAVGGWEYWTSSPYFPATSTYAQAIWDSPAIPAGYTGISFGLNLIGNGELVTDDYELYDLNGAPTPTVPGTPTITGTAQVGQVLTANPGTWTPAPASFSYQWLRNGVAIAGATGSTYTPVAADVGATLTVQVSGTPAGGTPASATSVGVVVTAGTITPAVPVISGNPRVGFVLTAIPGTWTPPGVVLTYQWLRNGTAITGATAEAYTLVNADLAARISVRVTGTLGGSSANATSAQTQDVQPRSVTVTRLQGADRFLTAVDVSSKSYSPGVARVYITNGFNFPDALSAAPAAARFDSPMLLTAPTSLPAAVRAEIVRLNPGRIVIVGGTGNVSAAVATQLAQIATVQRIAGVDRYETSRLIAADAFGASGATTAYVATGTNFPDALAAAPAAAKANGPTILVPGSLTTLDQATRTLLDTLNVATVKITGSTPSVTAQIETALGTVPGVTSVQRLAGPDRYATAAAINKDAFATVPTTYLASGENFPDALVGSALAGWKNAPIYLSPNACLGTAASAGLNLHESSNLTLFGSAATLSANVANLQVCN; this is translated from the coding sequence ATGACGCCCCCGACCCGACGACCAGGAATCCTCCTGCGTACGTCAGCCGTCCTCGCCGGAGCCGCGATCGCGGTCTCGCTCGTCGCCACCGCCACCCCGGCCGCCGCACTCGAAGGCGCGCCGACCGTCGTCAGCATCACCTTCGACGACTCCAACGCCGACCAGATGGCCGCGGCCGACATCCTGAACGCCAGCAATCTCGACGCCACGTTCTACACGCTGAGCGGCTTCATCGGCCAGCCCGGCTACCAGACCCGCGCCGACCTCGACGCGCTCGCCGCCGCCGGCCACGAGATCGGGTCGCACACCGTGACCCATCCCGACATGGCCACGCTCAACGCATCGGAGGCGAAGGCCCAGGCCTGTCAGAGTCGCGAGACGCTCACCGCGTGGGGGTTCCAGGTGACGAGCTTCGCCTATCCGTTCGCCTCGATGAGCCCGACCGCCAAGCAGGCGATCGCCGACTGCGGGTACAACACCGCTCGCAACCTCGGCGACATCGAGACCAGGTTCGGCTGCACCGGCTGCGGGTTCGCCGAGTCGCTGCCGACGCCCGCCGATCCACTCGAGCTGCGGGTCCCCGACATGGTGACCAACGCGTGGACGCTGGCCGACCTGCAGAACACGGTCATCAACGCCGAGAACTCCACAGGCGGCTGGGTTGGGCTCACGTTCCATCACGTCTGCGACAACTGCAACGTCGAAGGTCTCGACGTCTCCACGAGCCTGTTCACCCAGTTCACGCAGTGGCTCGCGGCCCGCTCGGCGACGCACAACACCACGGTGAAGACCGTGCAGCAGGCATTCGGCGGCGCGGTCAAGCCGATCGTCGACACCGGCTATCCGCCGGCCCCGGGCCCGGGCGTGAACGGCATCAAGAACCCGAGTCTCGAGACGCTCGGCACGAATGGGCTCCCCGACTGCTTCATCCTCGCCGGATTCGGGTCGAACACCCCGGCGTTCAGCACGGTCTCGCCGGGTCGCACCGGCAACGTGGCCGAGAAGCTCGTCATGTCGAACTACGTCGACGGCGATGCGAAGGCCATCATGACGATGGACTTCGGCACGTGCGCGCCGACCGTGACCGCCGGGCAGCAGTACTCGCTGAGAACCTGGTACACCTCGACCGCGATCACCCAGTTCGCCGTCTACCTGCGCAACGCCGTCGGCGGATGGGAGTACTGGACCTCGAGCCCGTACTTCCCGGCGACGAGCACGTACGCGCAGGCCATCTGGGACTCGCCGGCCATCCCGGCCGGGTACACGGGGATCAGCTTCGGTTTGAACCTCATCGGCAACGGCGAGCTCGTGACCGACGACTATGAGCTGTACGACCTGAACGGCGCACCGACGCCCACCGTGCCAGGCACTCCGACGATCACCGGCACCGCCCAGGTCGGCCAGGTGCTCACCGCGAACCCCGGCACATGGACCCCGGCTCCGGCCTCGTTCAGCTACCAGTGGCTCCGGAACGGCGTCGCGATCGCCGGCGCGACCGGCTCGACCTACACGCCCGTGGCCGCCGATGTCGGCGCCACGTTGACCGTGCAGGTCTCCGGGACGCCGGCCGGTGGCACCCCGGCGAGCGCGACGTCGGTGGGCGTCGTCGTCACGGCGGGAACGATCACACCCGCCGTCCCGGTCATCTCCGGGAACCCGCGCGTCGGCTTCGTCCTCACCGCCATACCTGGCACGTGGACGCCGCCCGGAGTCGTCCTGACGTATCAGTGGCTGCGAAACGGCACCGCGATCACCGGGGCGACCGCCGAGGCGTACACGCTCGTGAACGCCGATCTGGCTGCGCGGATCTCGGTGCGGGTCACGGGCACGCTCGGCGGGTCCTCGGCGAACGCGACATCCGCGCAAACCCAGGACGTCCAGCCGCGCTCGGTGACGGTGACCCGGCTCCAGGGCGCCGATCGGTTCCTCACAGCCGTCGACGTCTCGTCGAAGTCGTACAGTCCGGGCGTGGCACGGGTCTACATCACGAACGGGTTCAACTTCCCCGACGCGCTGTCGGCCGCACCCGCAGCCGCACGGTTCGACTCGCCCATGCTGCTCACCGCCCCGACGTCGTTGCCCGCGGCCGTCCGAGCCGAGATCGTCCGGCTGAACCCCGGCCGCATCGTGATCGTCGGCGGCACCGGCAACGTGTCGGCCGCGGTCGCGACCCAGTTGGCGCAGATCGCGACCGTGCAACGCATCGCAGGGGTCGACCGGTACGAGACGTCCCGGCTCATCGCGGCCGACGCGTTCGGCGCATCGGGCGCGACGACCGCCTACGTCGCGACCGGGACGAACTTCCCGGATGCGCTGGCGGCGGCACCGGCGGCGGCGAAGGCCAACGGGCCGACGATCCTCGTCCCGGGCAGCCTCACGACGCTCGATCAGGCCACGCGCACGCTGCTCGACACGCTGAACGTGGCCACCGTGAAGATCACGGGGAGCACGCCGTCGGTGACCGCGCAGATCGAGACCGCGCTGGGCACCGTGCCGGGTGTGACGTCGGTCCAACGGCTCGCCGGTCCTGATCGGTACGCCACGGCGGCGGCCATCAACAAGGACGCCTTCGCGACCGTCCCGACGACGTACCTCGCGAGCGGGGAGAACTTCCCCGACGCGCTCGTCGGCTCGGCGCTCGCGGGGTGGAAGAACGCACCGATCTACCTGTCGCCGAACGCGTGCCTGGGCACTGCCGCCTCCGCGGGGCTGAACCTCCACGAGTCCAGCAACCTGACGCTGTTCGGCAGCGCGGCCACCCTCAGCGCCAATGTCGCGAACCTGCAGGTCTGCAACTGA
- a CDS encoding GNAT family N-acetyltransferase, translating into MAELRLEDLSASNIVAANQLSLKPGQEQFIAPVTYSAESSVVNPDTAWQRVARLEDRVVGFIHGNFDPENEHEEFRACIWRINVDAEVQGQGVGRFLTQALAEEAKRRGFDHITVLWEPGEEGPGEFFHRIGFRDIGETAYGDVIGALEL; encoded by the coding sequence ATGGCTGAGCTGCGATTGGAAGATCTGTCCGCGTCGAACATCGTCGCAGCGAACCAGCTGTCGCTGAAGCCCGGGCAAGAGCAGTTCATCGCCCCGGTCACGTACTCGGCCGAGTCCTCGGTCGTGAACCCCGATACCGCGTGGCAGCGCGTCGCCCGACTCGAAGACCGGGTCGTGGGCTTCATCCACGGCAATTTCGACCCCGAGAACGAGCACGAGGAGTTCCGGGCCTGCATCTGGCGCATCAATGTCGATGCCGAGGTGCAGGGCCAGGGTGTGGGCCGCTTCCTCACGCAGGCGCTGGCCGAAGAGGCCAAGCGCCGCGGCTTCGACCACATCACGGTGCTGTGGGAACCGGGCGAAGAGGGCCCCGGCGAGTTCTTCCACCGCATCGGGTTCCGCGACATCGGCGAGACCGCCTACGGCGACGTCATCGGTGCGCTCGAACTCTGA
- a CDS encoding MGMT family protein, with translation MRSNSDEREPEGEREDGDRMPRPTSFVDAVLTVVADIPPGEVATYGDIAALLGSRGARAVGMVMARYGSDVPWWRVVRAGGRPPTGHADRAREHYAEEGTPLLAAPGDPDGYRIDLGACHWRP, from the coding sequence GTGCGCTCGAACTCTGACGAGCGCGAACCCGAGGGCGAGCGCGAGGACGGCGATCGGATGCCTCGGCCCACGTCGTTCGTCGACGCGGTGCTGACCGTGGTCGCCGACATCCCGCCCGGCGAGGTCGCCACCTACGGCGACATCGCGGCGCTGCTCGGCTCGCGCGGCGCGCGCGCCGTCGGCATGGTGATGGCCAGGTACGGTTCGGATGTCCCGTGGTGGCGCGTCGTACGCGCGGGCGGCCGTCCACCGACCGGTCATGCCGATCGCGCTCGTGAGCACTACGCCGAGGAGGGCACGCCGCTCCTGGCGGCACCGGGCGACCCCGACGGCTACCGCATCGACCTGGGGGCGTGCCACTGGCGCCCGTGA
- a CDS encoding sensor histidine kinase, translating into MMAPGRKRRIALRAAIIAAAVALSLAMEVTGYLATPLSERDEGSYVALHAMVPLVFAACAGIAWATGPSPLPARLMIAFVVLWIPQSIYQVIGDLGWLWPIVRGVDLGWAVITGILVLVYPRGRLGGRFDRWIAGIALIASLVNLLAVLLLASPGPDTCSCAPNAYQVTEAPWLFGLIDNAYRIVGVGLALVIAGRLLVKWVRASVPARTVAFLMPVALLAWATTLAAQAVTYAAETTSDAVLRTISLVAIASVPVSFVAGISHARNMRARVADLMRITREGADRGLWAESLARTLRDASVRVYWWDEERAGYFDAAGTPIEAADADPRGSHSVLPVASPLGVPIALIRHDRVLTDNMRLLDGVSSALRLSVDNGRLRSEIERTLEHVRQSRQRIVEAGVEARRRIERDLHDGAQQRLVSLGMRLRLAADRAAELGDEPLVASLEAAIDELAAGLRELRELAHGIHPSLLSAGGLALAVPELAGRCPVPIEIDVQAEGRLPEIVESTAYFAVAELLANVAKHSGATRGWVRANVVGDELVLVVRDNGVGGASLEHGSGMLGIADRIDAVGGSFEIDSPEGAGTTVTVRIPLAHEPVPLSDLAY; encoded by the coding sequence ATGATGGCGCCCGGCCGGAAACGGCGCATCGCGCTGCGCGCCGCGATCATCGCGGCGGCGGTCGCGCTCAGCCTCGCGATGGAGGTCACCGGATACCTCGCGACGCCGCTGTCCGAACGCGACGAGGGGTCGTATGTCGCGCTGCACGCCATGGTGCCGCTCGTGTTCGCCGCGTGCGCGGGCATCGCGTGGGCGACGGGGCCGTCGCCCCTGCCCGCGCGCCTCATGATCGCGTTCGTGGTGCTCTGGATCCCGCAGTCGATCTACCAGGTCATCGGCGACCTCGGCTGGCTCTGGCCGATCGTGCGCGGGGTCGACCTCGGTTGGGCCGTGATCACGGGCATCCTGGTGCTCGTCTACCCGCGCGGCCGGCTCGGCGGCCGGTTCGACCGGTGGATCGCCGGCATCGCGCTCATCGCGTCGCTCGTGAACCTGCTGGCGGTGCTGCTGCTCGCCTCGCCGGGCCCCGACACCTGTTCGTGCGCGCCGAACGCCTACCAGGTCACCGAGGCGCCCTGGCTGTTCGGGCTCATCGACAACGCCTACCGGATCGTCGGTGTCGGCCTGGCGCTCGTCATCGCCGGAAGGCTGCTCGTGAAGTGGGTGCGGGCGAGCGTGCCGGCACGCACCGTGGCATTCCTGATGCCCGTCGCGCTGCTGGCGTGGGCGACGACGCTCGCCGCGCAGGCCGTGACCTACGCGGCGGAGACCACGTCGGACGCCGTGCTCCGCACGATCTCGCTCGTCGCGATCGCGTCGGTGCCCGTCAGCTTCGTCGCCGGCATCTCGCACGCCCGCAACATGCGCGCGAGGGTCGCCGACCTCATGCGCATCACGCGTGAGGGCGCCGACCGCGGTCTCTGGGCGGAGTCGCTGGCGCGGACGCTGCGCGACGCATCGGTGCGCGTGTACTGGTGGGACGAGGAGCGCGCCGGCTACTTCGATGCGGCAGGGACGCCGATCGAGGCGGCGGACGCCGATCCGCGCGGAAGCCACAGCGTGCTGCCGGTCGCGTCGCCGCTCGGTGTGCCGATCGCGCTCATCCGGCACGATCGGGTGCTCACGGACAACATGCGACTGCTCGACGGCGTCTCGAGCGCACTCAGGCTCTCGGTCGACAACGGGCGGCTGAGATCCGAGATCGAGCGTACCCTCGAGCACGTGCGCCAGTCGCGCCAGCGCATCGTCGAGGCCGGCGTCGAGGCCCGGCGGCGCATCGAGCGCGATCTGCACGACGGGGCACAGCAACGCCTCGTGTCGCTCGGCATGCGGCTCCGGCTCGCCGCGGATCGCGCGGCCGAACTGGGTGACGAGCCGCTCGTCGCGTCGCTCGAAGCGGCCATCGACGAGCTCGCCGCGGGGCTCCGCGAACTCCGCGAGCTCGCGCACGGCATCCACCCCAGCCTGCTCTCGGCCGGCGGGCTCGCGCTCGCCGTGCCCGAACTGGCCGGCCGGTGCCCCGTGCCGATCGAGATCGACGTGCAGGCCGAGGGGCGACTGCCCGAGATCGTCGAGTCGACCGCCTACTTCGCCGTCGCCGAGCTGCTCGCGAACGTCGCGAAGCACTCGGGTGCGACGCGCGGTTGGGTGCGCGCGAACGTCGTCGGCGACGAGCTCGTGCTCGTGGTCCGCGACAACGGCGTCGGCGGTGCCTCGCTCGAGCACGGCTCGGGCATGCTCGGCATCGCCGACCGGATCGACGCGGTCGGCGGATCGTTCGAGATCGACAGCCCCGAAGGCGCGGGCACGACCGTGACCGTGCGGATCCCGCTCGCGCACGAGCCTGTGCCGTTGTCAGATCTGGCGTACTGA